A window of Marinobacter salarius contains these coding sequences:
- a CDS encoding thioesterase family protein yields the protein MERSDFPVFYPIITRWMDNDIYGHVNNVTYYSYFDSVINRYLIEEGGLDIHNAPVVGFMVSSSCQFKKPVAYPDALEAGVRVARTGTRSVTYEVGIFMGNDTQAAAHGELVHVFVDRATQSSTPIPPGIREALERITV from the coding sequence ATGGAACGATCTGACTTCCCCGTGTTTTACCCCATCATCACCCGATGGATGGATAACGACATCTACGGTCACGTCAACAACGTGACCTACTATTCCTACTTCGATTCGGTCATCAACCGCTATCTCATTGAAGAAGGCGGTCTTGATATACACAACGCACCGGTAGTGGGTTTTATGGTGAGTTCCAGCTGCCAGTTCAAGAAGCCGGTTGCCTACCCTGATGCCCTTGAAGCCGGCGTTCGGGTTGCCAGAACTGGCACCCGTTCTGTGACCTACGAGGTGGGGATTTTCATGGGGAACGACACCCAGGCAGCCGCACATGGCGAGCTTGTCCATGTGTTCGTGGATCGTGCCACCCAGTCCTCGACACCGATTCCTCCAGGGATTCGGGAGGCCCTGGAGCGAATTACGGTGTAG
- a CDS encoding zinc-dependent alcohol dehydrogenase family protein, with protein sequence MKIRAAVLETIGAPQPFDENRPLTIEELELDPPGDHEVLVQIRAAGLCHSDLSVIDGNRPRPVPMALGHEAAGVVKAVGAGVTDLSPGDHVVTVFVPSCGHCSPCAEGRPALCEPAAVANNAGTLVGGEHRLHRADGTPVNHHLGVSAFADHAVVSRHSLVRIDPDLPFHHAALFGCAVLTGVGAAINSADIKAGQTVAVIGLGGVGLNSVLGALVAGAGQVIAIDLDEDKLAMAKSLGASAGINAADEDCVSQVKALTNGGVDCAIEMAGSEKALELAYQLTRRGGTTVTGGLAHPDRKVSIQQVSLVAEERTLKGSYVGSCVPVRDVARYVSLFRQGRLPVDKLLSDTLTLDEINEGFERLANGKAIRQVILFDDH encoded by the coding sequence ATGAAAATCCGTGCCGCTGTATTGGAAACGATAGGTGCGCCACAGCCTTTCGACGAAAACCGACCGCTGACGATTGAAGAGCTGGAACTGGATCCACCGGGCGATCATGAGGTGTTGGTTCAGATCCGGGCAGCGGGTTTGTGCCATTCAGACTTGTCCGTGATTGACGGCAACCGGCCAAGGCCCGTGCCTATGGCCCTGGGCCATGAGGCGGCAGGCGTGGTCAAAGCCGTTGGGGCAGGGGTGACAGATCTCAGCCCGGGTGATCACGTGGTCACTGTCTTTGTTCCCAGCTGCGGGCACTGCAGCCCCTGTGCCGAAGGTCGCCCCGCGCTGTGCGAACCGGCGGCCGTCGCGAACAATGCCGGTACGCTTGTTGGTGGCGAACACCGGCTGCATCGGGCGGATGGTACGCCGGTGAATCACCACCTGGGTGTCTCTGCGTTCGCCGATCACGCAGTGGTGTCCCGACATTCACTGGTACGGATTGATCCAGACCTGCCGTTTCATCATGCCGCCCTCTTTGGCTGTGCCGTGCTGACGGGCGTGGGCGCCGCTATCAACTCGGCCGATATCAAAGCCGGCCAGACGGTCGCTGTTATCGGGCTTGGTGGCGTGGGCCTGAACAGTGTGTTGGGTGCGCTGGTGGCCGGGGCGGGACAGGTCATTGCCATTGATCTGGATGAGGACAAGCTTGCGATGGCCAAGAGCCTGGGCGCCAGCGCTGGTATCAATGCGGCGGACGAAGATTGCGTGAGCCAGGTGAAAGCCTTGACCAACGGCGGCGTTGATTGTGCGATCGAAATGGCGGGTTCTGAAAAGGCGCTGGAGTTGGCTTATCAACTGACTCGTCGCGGCGGTACAACCGTAACAGGTGGGTTGGCACACCCTGACAGGAAGGTGTCGATTCAACAGGTGAGCCTGGTGGCAGAGGAGCGAACCCTCAAGGGTAGCTATGTGGGAAGCTGTGTGCCGGTGCGGGATGTGGCCCGCTACGTCAGCCTGTTTCGCCAGGGACGGTTGCCGGTCGACAAGCTACTGAGCGACACCCTGACCCTTGATGAGATCAACGAAGGCTTTGAGCGATTGGCAAACGGCAAGGCCATTCGCCAGGTCATTCTTTTTGACGACCACTGA
- a CDS encoding DUF6635 family protein, whose protein sequence is MPIAIPPEQTISEAEIELALRSGIERYFADCRSRVPTFIDRHFHYPGAIATNRMALGWDMLRAPINLLWAPMYALACLVKIPTRKRAGLRWLYGMADRVPAGFTTRVQQHISSLIQADLLNSGQPTGHLLEDYLAEALEEVYERHSSEPVDHQHFIKLIEPVISDALRQYRVTRTASADITNSISCTVLGAFAFQKFTPGGIGLGVVLASMLAKTLAARDFILGETIGTWYYSVFPPEPSLATTASVMVAVMAALAAFAALSGVISDPVQAALGLHRRRLHKLLDHLERDVSLSTQSSFRPKDQYVARILDTFDMIRAGLI, encoded by the coding sequence ATGCCCATTGCCATACCACCCGAGCAGACCATCTCCGAAGCAGAGATAGAGCTAGCCTTACGCTCGGGCATTGAACGGTACTTTGCCGACTGCCGGTCGCGGGTGCCAACGTTTATCGACCGACATTTCCATTACCCAGGGGCTATCGCGACCAACCGGATGGCACTGGGCTGGGACATGTTGCGGGCGCCGATCAATCTGCTTTGGGCACCGATGTACGCCCTTGCCTGCCTGGTAAAAATTCCGACGCGCAAACGCGCCGGCCTCAGATGGCTGTACGGAATGGCCGATCGTGTGCCTGCAGGTTTCACCACCCGCGTACAGCAGCACATATCGAGCCTGATTCAGGCAGACCTGCTGAACAGTGGTCAGCCTACGGGCCACCTGCTGGAAGACTATCTGGCGGAAGCGTTGGAGGAGGTTTATGAACGCCACAGTTCTGAGCCGGTCGACCACCAGCACTTTATCAAACTGATAGAGCCCGTGATTTCCGACGCTCTTCGTCAGTACCGCGTAACGCGGACGGCCTCTGCCGATATCACCAATAGCATTTCATGCACCGTGTTGGGCGCGTTTGCATTCCAGAAGTTTACGCCTGGGGGCATAGGGCTCGGGGTGGTGCTGGCGTCCATGCTCGCAAAGACCCTGGCGGCACGGGATTTTATTCTCGGCGAAACCATCGGCACGTGGTACTACAGCGTATTTCCACCGGAGCCGTCGCTGGCAACGACCGCCAGCGTCATGGTCGCGGTCATGGCCGCCCTGGCGGCGTTCGCAGCGCTGTCCGGCGTTATTTCCGACCCCGTGCAGGCGGCACTCGGCCTGCACCGTCGTCGCCTGCACAAGCTGCTGGATCACCTGGAGCGGGACGTCTCGCTCAGCACTCAAAGCAGCTTTCGCCCGAAAGACCAGTATGTGGCCCGCATTCTGGACACGTTCGACATGATCAGAGCAGGGTTGATCTAA
- a CDS encoding adenosine deaminase — MNEAWLKALPKAELHLHLEGALEPELMFTLARRNGIELPWSDVDVLRQAYSFNNLQEFLDLYYQGANVLRTEQDFYDLTWAYLQKCQAQGVVHVEPFYDPQTHTERGIPFEAAINGISGAMRDGREQLGITGGLILSFLRHLSEDDAFRTLEQAMPFRDQFFAVGLDSAEQGHPPSKFERVFAKARAEGFLAVAHAGEEGPPEYIWQALDLLKVNRIDHGVRAAEDPKLLDRLADEQIPLTVCPLSNIKLRVFQDMTHHNILDLLEQGLKVTVNSDDPSYFDGYVLENFVALRDGLGMTEAQARRLAQNSMDARLAP, encoded by the coding sequence ATGAACGAAGCCTGGCTGAAAGCCCTACCCAAAGCGGAGTTACACCTACACCTGGAAGGTGCGCTTGAGCCTGAACTGATGTTTACACTGGCCCGGCGCAATGGCATTGAGTTGCCGTGGAGCGATGTCGACGTGCTTCGGCAAGCCTATTCCTTCAATAACCTGCAGGAATTCCTGGATCTTTATTACCAGGGTGCCAATGTGCTGCGCACGGAGCAGGATTTCTACGATCTCACCTGGGCGTATCTGCAGAAGTGTCAGGCGCAGGGGGTTGTCCATGTTGAACCTTTTTATGATCCGCAAACCCATACCGAGCGTGGCATTCCCTTTGAAGCGGCCATCAATGGCATCAGCGGCGCCATGCGGGATGGGCGCGAGCAGCTGGGTATTACCGGTGGGCTGATTCTCAGTTTCCTGCGGCACCTCTCTGAAGACGACGCTTTCCGGACACTTGAGCAGGCGATGCCGTTTCGTGATCAGTTTTTTGCGGTGGGACTGGACAGCGCTGAACAAGGCCATCCGCCCAGCAAGTTTGAGCGGGTGTTTGCCAAAGCGCGGGCTGAGGGCTTCCTGGCGGTTGCCCATGCCGGTGAAGAGGGGCCGCCTGAGTACATCTGGCAGGCCCTGGATCTGCTCAAGGTAAACCGTATTGACCATGGGGTCCGTGCCGCGGAAGATCCGAAGTTGTTGGACCGACTGGCGGACGAGCAGATCCCGTTAACGGTTTGCCCGTTGTCGAACATCAAGCTGCGTGTGTTTCAGGACATGACCCACCACAACATCCTGGACCTGTTGGAGCAGGGTTTGAAGGTTACCGTGAACTCGGACGACCCGTCCTATTTCGACGGTTATGTGCTGGAAAACTTCGTGGCCCTGCGTGATGGCCTGGGGATGACCGAAGCGCAGGCCCGCCGGCTGGCGCAGAACAGTATGGACGCTCGGTTAGCTCCGTAG
- a CDS encoding HAD-IIB family hydrolase produces MTNSFNFGQADVLFTDVDDTLTTDGQLLPETYLALCRLAAAGIRVIPVTGGCAGWCDQIIRTWPVTAVIGEGGAFYAERTAPQTVRWHYWNDAAGHKRDQEAILTAVAALDLDFEPQLASDQAFRYVDVAVDYNQQQSLSSEQVAALHNALVGQGFNVRQSSIHLNVWLGDFDKSTMAVRVGQEVLGLDLQALQQRAVFIGDAPNDESMFRCFPLSVGVANIRKHLPGMAHRPAAVVSQRSGLGFAEMAENWLRQRTESDLPQAETHPV; encoded by the coding sequence ATGACAAACAGCTTTAACTTTGGCCAAGCGGACGTATTGTTTACCGACGTGGACGATACCCTGACCACCGATGGTCAATTGCTGCCAGAAACCTATCTTGCCCTTTGTCGGCTGGCAGCGGCTGGTATTCGCGTGATTCCGGTGACCGGTGGTTGCGCCGGCTGGTGCGACCAGATCATCAGAACGTGGCCGGTCACTGCCGTAATTGGTGAAGGCGGCGCCTTCTACGCCGAGCGGACCGCCCCCCAGACGGTCCGCTGGCACTACTGGAACGACGCAGCCGGCCATAAGCGCGACCAAGAGGCCATACTGACTGCAGTCGCCGCACTGGATCTGGACTTCGAACCACAACTCGCCAGCGACCAGGCCTTCCGCTATGTCGATGTAGCGGTCGACTACAACCAGCAGCAGTCTTTAAGCTCAGAGCAAGTAGCGGCTCTTCATAACGCTCTGGTTGGCCAGGGCTTCAACGTTCGGCAAAGCTCAATCCACCTCAACGTCTGGCTCGGCGATTTTGACAAGTCCACGATGGCCGTGCGTGTAGGGCAGGAAGTGCTGGGACTGGATCTGCAGGCGTTGCAACAGCGCGCAGTTTTCATCGGCGATGCACCCAATGACGAAAGCATGTTTCGATGTTTTCCACTAAGTGTTGGCGTGGCAAACATTCGCAAGCATCTGCCCGGGATGGCCCATCGGCCGGCAGCCGTTGTCAGCCAGCGTTCCGGGCTGGGCTTCGCGGAAATGGCCGAAAACTGGCTGAGGCAACGGACCGAATCCGACCTGCCGCAGGCCGAAACACATCCTGTGTGA
- the phnE gene encoding phosphonate ABC transporter, permease protein PhnE codes for MTTGRTATDMTSGRVWKKPPFIANPWLRYGLIAVTLTYLYWAFSTLPFDWARISEGLPRAAKIFGGAFPPSFERAGLLWTGFKESFQIAFLATLLGVFLSIPIAVMAAKNVAPKPVYLVGRAIIIISRSFHPVIVAILFVAAVGFGPMAGILTLTLYSIGFVAKLLAEEIEEIDWGQVEAMRSVGAGYLKMLIYGVFPQIMPRQIGLSMYQLDSNLRASAVVGIVGAGGIGGTLMNAFGRYDYDFAFAILLMIIGIILVSEGISGWVRKKVW; via the coding sequence ATGACCACCGGCAGAACTGCAACCGACATGACGTCGGGCAGGGTCTGGAAGAAGCCCCCGTTCATAGCCAACCCCTGGCTCCGCTATGGCTTGATCGCCGTTACCCTGACCTATCTCTACTGGGCTTTCTCCACGCTGCCCTTTGATTGGGCGCGAATTTCCGAGGGCCTGCCCCGAGCCGCCAAAATATTCGGTGGAGCCTTTCCTCCCAGCTTTGAGCGTGCCGGACTCTTGTGGACCGGCTTCAAGGAAAGCTTCCAGATTGCATTCCTGGCAACCCTGCTTGGGGTGTTCCTGTCGATACCTATTGCGGTGATGGCTGCCAAAAACGTGGCTCCGAAGCCAGTCTATCTGGTGGGGCGCGCTATCATCATTATCTCCCGCAGCTTCCACCCGGTCATCGTGGCCATCCTGTTTGTGGCGGCCGTCGGGTTTGGCCCCATGGCAGGCATTCTGACCCTGACACTCTATTCCATCGGGTTCGTGGCCAAACTGTTGGCCGAAGAAATCGAAGAAATCGACTGGGGCCAGGTGGAAGCCATGCGCTCCGTCGGCGCAGGGTATCTGAAGATGCTGATCTACGGCGTGTTTCCGCAGATCATGCCACGCCAGATTGGGCTATCCATGTACCAGCTCGACAGCAACCTGCGCGCTTCCGCGGTGGTTGGCATTGTCGGAGCAGGCGGTATTGGCGGCACACTGATGAATGCGTTCGGACGTTACGATTACGACTTCGCCTTTGCCATTCTGCTGATGATTATTGGCATCATTCTGGTCAGCGAAGGCATAAGCGGATGGGTGAGGAAAAAAGTATGGTAG
- the phnD gene encoding phosphate/phosphite/phosphonate ABC transporter substrate-binding protein has protein sequence MNLSRKVFPGILPSVTLTASALLAGFSAQAFGDCERGSLDAKYCDENGDMVADLPADESEWVNPDTLIFAYTPVEDPAIYSDIWQPFIDHLSEVTGKDVRFFAVQSNAAQVEAMRSGRLHVAGFSTGPTPFAVNLAGAVPFALMGSDSGQFGYSLQVYTHVDSDIHEITDLKGKRVAHTSPTSNSGNQAPRALFPEMGVVPGDDYEITFSGSHDQSMLGVVAKDYDAAPVASEVVERMAARGLYDEEDVRLVWESDRFPTTSYNHAHNLHPELVEKIREAFYSFKFSGTELGEEFEGVETFIPINYKDNWRVIRTIQASNGVQYTPDNLK, from the coding sequence ATGAACCTTTCCAGGAAAGTGTTTCCCGGCATCCTGCCGTCGGTCACTCTGACAGCATCCGCGTTGCTGGCGGGTTTCAGCGCTCAGGCATTTGGAGATTGCGAACGAGGCTCACTAGACGCCAAATACTGCGACGAAAACGGCGATATGGTTGCTGACCTGCCAGCGGACGAATCAGAGTGGGTGAATCCCGATACTTTGATCTTTGCCTATACGCCGGTTGAAGATCCCGCCATCTATTCCGACATCTGGCAGCCCTTCATCGATCATCTGTCTGAAGTGACAGGCAAGGATGTTCGCTTCTTCGCCGTGCAATCCAACGCCGCGCAAGTGGAAGCCATGCGCAGCGGCCGTTTGCATGTGGCGGGCTTTTCTACCGGCCCAACGCCTTTCGCGGTTAATCTCGCCGGTGCGGTGCCCTTCGCCTTGATGGGCTCAGACTCCGGGCAGTTCGGCTACTCGCTTCAGGTCTACACCCACGTCGATTCCGACATCCATGAAATAACCGACCTGAAAGGTAAGCGCGTCGCACACACCTCCCCTACCTCGAACTCCGGTAACCAAGCCCCCCGTGCCCTGTTCCCGGAAATGGGCGTGGTACCAGGTGACGACTATGAAATCACCTTCTCCGGCAGCCATGACCAGTCCATGCTCGGCGTAGTGGCCAAGGATTACGACGCGGCCCCTGTGGCCTCGGAAGTGGTTGAGCGTATGGCCGCGCGTGGGCTTTATGACGAGGAAGATGTGCGTCTGGTGTGGGAGTCCGACCGGTTCCCGACAACCTCCTATAACCACGCCCACAACCTGCATCCCGAGCTGGTCGAGAAAATTCGTGAAGCCTTTTACAGCTTCAAGTTTTCCGGCACCGAGCTGGGCGAAGAGTTTGAGGGCGTCGAGACCTTCATCCCCATCAACTACAAGGACAACTGGCGCGTAATTCGCACCATCCAGGCGTCCAACGGCGTTCAGTACACGCCCGACAATCTGAAATAA
- the phnC gene encoding phosphonate ABC transporter ATP-binding protein, with protein MLEITNLVKRYGHNEPVLKGLDLEVDGSSVVSIVGASGAGKSTLLRCINRLVEPTSGSIKLNGHQLVNLRGSELRHSRRRIGMVFQGFNLIDRLTVMENVLSGRLGYVSLFQALTRRFPQSDIDRAFHLMERVGIAHYANNRADQLSGGERQRVAVVRALMQEPEILLADEPTASLDPKTSQQIMSLLQTLASEMSLPVLINIHNVTQARMYTDRIVGMRHGQMIFDGSPKDFNQDALDAIYGGIESPDEDAAEAGAQTQEATV; from the coding sequence ATGTTAGAAATTACCAACCTGGTAAAGCGATACGGGCACAATGAGCCGGTGCTAAAAGGCCTGGATCTTGAGGTTGACGGCAGCAGCGTCGTTTCCATCGTCGGCGCTTCTGGAGCGGGGAAAAGCACACTGCTGCGCTGCATCAACCGGCTGGTTGAGCCCACATCGGGTTCGATCAAGTTGAATGGCCACCAACTGGTCAATCTTCGCGGCAGCGAATTGCGACATTCCCGCCGGCGTATCGGCATGGTTTTTCAGGGGTTTAACCTGATTGATCGCTTGACGGTCATGGAAAACGTGCTGTCCGGACGCTTGGGCTATGTGTCACTGTTCCAGGCCCTGACCCGCCGCTTCCCTCAATCGGATATCGATCGCGCCTTCCACCTGATGGAGCGCGTGGGTATCGCCCACTACGCCAATAATCGAGCCGACCAGTTGTCCGGGGGTGAACGGCAACGGGTAGCCGTAGTGCGGGCACTGATGCAGGAGCCGGAGATTCTGCTGGCGGATGAGCCAACCGCGTCGCTGGACCCCAAAACCTCTCAGCAGATCATGAGCCTGCTCCAAACCCTGGCCAGCGAAATGTCGCTGCCGGTGCTGATCAACATCCACAACGTCACTCAGGCGCGGATGTACACGGATCGCATTGTGGGTATGCGTCACGGTCAGATGATTTTTGACGGTTCGCCCAAGGACTTCAACCAGGATGCGCTGGATGCCATTTACGGCGGCATTGAGTCCCCGGACGAGGATGCGGCTGAGGCCGGCGCCCAAACCCAGGAGGCGACCGTATGA
- a CDS encoding DUF4399 domain-containing protein, with product MSMISSTQRLLLGSVLAASMVAEVHGATPAPEGASVYFITPTDGQTVSSPVTVRFGLDGLGVAPAGVERKGTGHHHLLVDVDDMPAMDQPVPSDDRHIHFGGGQTQTSLELSPGEHTLQLLVGDHLHVPHQPPVMSEKITITVE from the coding sequence ATGAGCATGATCAGCAGCACACAACGTTTATTGCTTGGTTCGGTTCTTGCCGCCTCAATGGTCGCCGAGGTCCATGGAGCGACACCCGCTCCTGAAGGCGCGTCGGTGTATTTTATTACGCCAACTGATGGGCAGACCGTGAGTTCGCCAGTCACCGTGAGGTTCGGTCTGGACGGGCTGGGAGTGGCGCCAGCGGGCGTGGAACGTAAGGGCACCGGCCACCATCACCTGCTTGTGGATGTAGACGATATGCCGGCGATGGACCAACCGGTTCCGTCCGATGATCGTCATATTCATTTTGGTGGCGGACAAACCCAGACGTCCCTGGAACTGTCACCGGGCGAACACACCTTGCAGTTACTGGTGGGGGATCACCTGCACGTACCCCATCAGCCGCCTGTGATGTCCGAGAAGATCACCATCACGGTGGAGTAG
- a CDS encoding CopD family protein, producing the protein MGLAIALHVLSAVIWVGGMFFAYMAMRPAVVEVIDASQRGALWCHTLSRFFRWVWVAIILLLVTGYWMVFSVFGGMAGAGWHVHVMQGLGIVMMLLYCHVYFAPFRRLKQAVANQDPQEGGRQVGQIRKLVGTNLILGLIVVVIGAGGRYL; encoded by the coding sequence ATGGGTCTGGCTATCGCATTACATGTTCTCTCTGCCGTGATTTGGGTTGGCGGTATGTTTTTCGCCTATATGGCCATGCGGCCAGCAGTGGTGGAGGTCATTGATGCATCGCAGCGCGGTGCTCTTTGGTGTCATACGCTGTCCCGGTTTTTCCGCTGGGTATGGGTGGCGATCATACTGTTGCTGGTGACCGGTTACTGGATGGTCTTCAGTGTGTTCGGCGGCATGGCGGGTGCCGGCTGGCACGTTCATGTGATGCAGGGGCTGGGGATTGTAATGATGCTGCTCTATTGTCACGTCTATTTTGCCCCCTTCCGGCGGTTGAAGCAGGCCGTTGCCAATCAGGATCCACAGGAAGGCGGACGCCAGGTAGGGCAGATCCGAAAGCTGGTAGGTACCAACCTGATTCTCGGTCTGATCGTCGTGGTGATCGGTGCTGGTGGGCGGTATCTGTAG
- a CDS encoding SDR family oxidoreductase — protein sequence MTDPVLLITGASSGIGAATARAAAKNNYRVVLAARSKDSLQSLKEEIGSDRAISVQCDVQSSEDQKAMVEQALKAFGQIDAVFANAGRGGSPGGFSGADTDAWRDMILTNVYGVGLTLQHCLPALKESRGHLLLTGSAAGRVTIPGSMYSATKWAVSAIGYGVREELRGTGVRVTLIEPGMVDTPFFDEPPERALKPDDVANAVVYALSQPAHVDVNELLVRPTPPIE from the coding sequence ATGACAGACCCAGTTCTTTTGATCACCGGCGCATCTTCGGGCATTGGTGCCGCTACGGCGCGGGCTGCTGCAAAGAATAATTATCGTGTTGTACTGGCAGCGCGTTCGAAAGACAGTCTTCAAAGCCTGAAAGAGGAGATTGGCAGTGATCGGGCGATCAGTGTTCAGTGTGATGTTCAAAGCAGCGAAGACCAGAAAGCCATGGTCGAACAGGCCCTGAAGGCTTTTGGGCAAATTGATGCGGTCTTTGCCAATGCAGGTCGCGGTGGTTCGCCGGGCGGCTTCAGTGGCGCAGACACCGACGCTTGGCGGGATATGATTCTTACCAATGTCTATGGGGTTGGCCTCACTTTGCAGCACTGTCTGCCGGCCTTGAAAGAAAGCCGTGGCCACTTGTTGCTCACTGGCTCCGCCGCCGGCAGGGTGACCATTCCCGGTTCTATGTACAGCGCGACGAAATGGGCGGTGTCGGCCATCGGCTATGGTGTCCGGGAAGAGCTACGGGGAACGGGCGTTCGGGTAACGCTGATAGAGCCTGGAATGGTAGACACGCCTTTCTTTGACGAGCCCCCGGAGAGAGCACTGAAGCCGGACGACGTCGCCAATGCGGTGGTTTACGCCCTGTCACAGCCAGCCCACGTAGACGTGAACGAGTTACTTGTCCGGCCTACGCCGCCCATTGAATAA
- a CDS encoding MOSC domain-containing protein encodes MAQPTSLQTLFDTLPQRGRVEWIGIRPARGESMKTLDDVMITPGKGLEGDRFEGRETSKRQVTLIQKEHLHAIASCLGRETIDPKIFRRNIVVSGLNLLALKGKTFRIGGVVLECTGLCHPCSKMEAALGPGGYNAMHGHGGITTQVIEGGKVALGDSVSGLPLNHLCYYSTVMVIFSDITGG; translated from the coding sequence ATGGCGCAACCGACCTCGCTTCAAACCCTGTTCGACACCCTCCCTCAGCGCGGTCGGGTTGAATGGATTGGCATCCGCCCTGCCCGCGGCGAGTCCATGAAAACACTCGATGACGTGATGATCACGCCGGGCAAGGGCCTGGAAGGCGATCGATTCGAGGGCCGCGAGACCAGCAAACGACAGGTCACCCTGATCCAGAAAGAGCACCTGCATGCCATTGCCTCCTGCCTGGGGCGGGAGACGATTGACCCCAAGATTTTCCGGCGCAACATTGTGGTCTCAGGCCTGAACCTCCTGGCCCTGAAAGGCAAAACGTTCCGAATTGGGGGTGTGGTGCTGGAATGCACCGGCCTTTGCCATCCCTGCAGTAAGATGGAGGCCGCCCTTGGGCCGGGCGGTTATAACGCCATGCATGGGCATGGCGGTATAACGACGCAAGTGATTGAAGGGGGCAAGGTGGCACTTGGCGACAGCGTTTCTGGCCTGCCTCTGAACCACTTGTGCTACTACTCCACCGTGATGGTGATCTTCTCGGACATCACAGGCGGCTGA
- a CDS encoding DUF2780 domain-containing protein produces the protein MTSASEVSGEAQQLVGQLQSQLGVTQAQATGGTGALLQLAKNQLGNDSMSTLTSKASGLSSLLGGGSSLSGSLLSGISSMDGVQSAFTALGMDSGMIQQFVPVIMSFLENQGIGSSLLGQLQGLWTPDA, from the coding sequence ATGACCTCGGCATCAGAGGTCAGCGGTGAAGCCCAGCAACTGGTCGGCCAACTCCAAAGCCAGCTCGGCGTCACACAGGCCCAGGCAACAGGTGGTACTGGCGCCCTGTTACAGCTCGCAAAAAACCAGTTGGGCAACGACTCCATGAGCACCCTAACCAGCAAAGCCTCTGGCCTGTCCAGCCTGCTGGGCGGTGGTAGCAGCCTGAGCGGAAGCCTGCTTTCCGGCATCTCGTCGATGGACGGTGTGCAATCAGCCTTTACAGCCCTGGGTATGGACAGCGGCATGATCCAGCAGTTTGTCCCGGTTATCATGAGCTTCCTGGAAAATCAGGGAATTGGCTCTTCGTTGCTGGGGCAACTGCAGGGTCTCTGGACGCCGGACGCCTGA
- the phnE gene encoding phosphonate ABC transporter, permease protein PhnE, translating to MVDHAAKLTDRVWSRYDRKEQWTRYGIYLVTLIAIVWAVRDIDIFWPWVWDAPNQIQNLGARMWPPEFSTWNAIFAAMLETVHIATLSTMLTIFIALPVSYIAAQNTTPNKATLWLGRFILVSSRSVNTIIWALLFVAIFGPGVLAGILAVMFRSIGFIGKLMGEAIEEIDRRPVEAMQATGASKMKVVLYAIVPQVMPAFFAIIILRWDINIRESTVLGLVGAGGIGVLLQGSIDLFAWQTVATILLAIVVLVILGETLTSALRKKVI from the coding sequence ATGGTAGATCACGCTGCGAAACTGACTGACCGTGTTTGGTCCCGCTACGACCGGAAAGAACAGTGGACCCGCTATGGGATCTACCTGGTAACCCTGATTGCGATTGTCTGGGCGGTGCGTGACATCGACATTTTCTGGCCCTGGGTGTGGGACGCCCCCAACCAGATCCAAAACCTGGGCGCACGCATGTGGCCACCGGAGTTCAGCACCTGGAATGCCATCTTCGCGGCCATGCTGGAAACCGTACACATTGCCACCCTGTCTACCATGCTCACGATATTCATTGCCCTGCCGGTGTCCTATATCGCGGCGCAGAACACCACGCCGAACAAGGCCACCCTGTGGCTCGGTCGGTTTATTCTTGTGTCCAGCCGCTCAGTAAACACCATCATCTGGGCCCTGCTGTTCGTCGCCATTTTCGGCCCCGGGGTACTTGCGGGCATTCTGGCGGTTATGTTCCGGTCAATCGGTTTCATTGGTAAACTGATGGGCGAGGCTATCGAGGAAATCGATCGCCGCCCCGTCGAAGCTATGCAGGCAACCGGCGCCAGCAAAATGAAAGTAGTGCTGTACGCGATCGTGCCGCAGGTAATGCCAGCCTTTTTTGCCATCATCATCCTGCGCTGGGATATCAACATCCGTGAATCCACCGTGCTTGGTTTGGTGGGCGCCGGTGGCATCGGAGTGCTGCTGCAAGGGTCTATCGACCTGTTTGCCTGGCAGACGGTGGCCACGATTCTGCTCGCTATTGTGGTGTTGGTAATTCTGGGCGAAACACTAACCAGCGCCTTGCGCAAGAAAGTTATCTGA